A stretch of Buteo buteo chromosome 9, bButBut1.hap1.1, whole genome shotgun sequence DNA encodes these proteins:
- the LOC142035039 gene encoding feather beta keratin-like: protein MTAHLGRCWSSIKARANTQSFIHFFHLFLLEDQVHLQTQDMSCYNQCLPCQPCGPTPLANSCNEPCVRQCQDSTVVIEPPAVVVTLPGPILSSFPQNTAVGSSTSAAVGSILSSEGVPISSGGFGLSGFGSRYCGRRCLPC from the exons ATGACTGCGCACCTGGGGCGGTGCTGGAGCAGTATAAAAGCCAGAGCAAATACCCAGTCTTTCATCCACTTCTTTCACCTCTTTCTCCTTGAGGATCAG gtACACCTCCAGACCCAAGACATGTCCTGCTACAACCAGTGCCTGCCATGCCAGCCCTGCGGCCCAACCCCGCTGgccaacagctgcaacgagccctgtgtcaggcagtgccaggactcCACCGTCGTCATCGAGCCTCCTgctgtggtggtgaccctgcccggccccatcctcagctccttcccacaGAACACCGCCGTGGGATCCTCCACCTCCGCTGCCgttggcagcatcctcagctctgAGGGAGTGCCCATCTCCTCCGGGGGCTTTGGCCTCTCCGGCTTTGGCAGCCGCTACTGTGGCAGGAGGTGCCTCCCCTGCTAA
- the LOC142035037 gene encoding feather beta keratin-like encodes MGWCKNSIKVNPKPSSLIHFSRLALLGNQVHLRTHDMSCYNQCLPCQPCGPTPLANSCNEPCVRQCQDSTVVIEPPAVVVTLPGPILSSFPQNTAVGSSTSAAVGSILSSEGVPISSGGFGLSGFGSRYCSRRCLPC; translated from the exons ATGGGGTGGTGCAAGAACAGTATAAAAGTAAACCCAAAGCCTTCTTCTCTCATCCACTTCTCTCGCCTTGCTCTCCTTGGGAACCAG GTACACCTCCGGACCCACGACATGTCCTGCTACAACCAGtgtctgccctgccagccctgcggcccGACCCCACTGGCCAACAGCTGCAAtgagccctgtgtcaggcagtgccaggactcCACTGTTGTCATCGAGCCCCCTgctgtggtggtgaccctgcctggccccatcctcagctccttcccacaGAACACTGCCGTGGGATCCTCCACCTCCGCTGCCgttggcagcatcctcagctctgAGGGAGTGCCCATCTCCTCTGGGGGCTTTGGCCTCTCCGGCTTTGGCAGCCGCTACTGCAGCAGGAGGTGCCTCCCCTGCTAA
- the LOC142035036 gene encoding feather keratin 1-like — protein sequence MSCYNQCLPCQPCQPCGPTPLANSCNEPCVRQCQDSTVVIQPSPVVVTLPGPILSSFPQNTAVGSSTSAAVGSILSSEGVPISSGGFGLSGFGSRYCGRRCLPC from the coding sequence ATGTCCTGCTACAACCagtgcctgccctgccagccctgccagccctgcggcccGACCCCGCTGgccaacagctgcaacgagccctgtgtcaggcagtgccaggactcCACCGTCGTCATCCAGCCCTCCcccgtggtggtgaccctgcccggccccatcctcagctccttcccgcagAACACCGCCGTGGGATCCTCCACCTCCGCTGCCgttggcagcatcctcagctctgAGGGAGTGCCCATCTCCTCCGGGGGCTTTGGCCTCTCCGGCTTTGGCAGCCGCTACTGCGGCAGGAGGTGCCTCCCCTGCTAA